The following coding sequences are from one Streptomyces dengpaensis window:
- the recR gene encoding recombination mediator RecR, translating into MYEGVVQDLIDELGRLPGVGPKSAQRIAFHILQAEPTDVRRLAQALIEVKAKVRFCATCGNVAQEELCNICRDPRRDVSVICAVEEPKDVVAIERTREFRGKYHVLGGAISPIEGVGPDDLRIRELLARLADGTVTELILATDPNLEGEATATYLARMIKPMGLKVTRLASGLPVGGDLEYADEVTLGRAFEGRRLLDV; encoded by the coding sequence TTGTACGAAGGCGTGGTCCAGGACCTCATCGACGAACTGGGGCGGCTGCCCGGCGTCGGTCCCAAGAGCGCGCAGCGGATCGCCTTCCACATCCTGCAGGCCGAGCCGACGGACGTCCGCCGTCTCGCGCAGGCGCTCATCGAGGTCAAGGCGAAGGTCCGCTTCTGCGCGACCTGCGGCAATGTCGCGCAGGAGGAGCTGTGCAACATCTGCCGGGACCCGCGCCGCGACGTCTCGGTGATCTGCGCGGTGGAGGAGCCCAAGGACGTCGTCGCGATCGAACGCACCCGGGAGTTCCGCGGCAAGTACCACGTACTGGGCGGGGCGATCAGCCCGATCGAGGGCGTGGGCCCGGACGACCTGCGCATACGGGAACTGCTCGCCCGCCTGGCCGACGGCACGGTCACGGAACTGATCCTGGCCACGGATCCGAATCTCGAAGGCGAGGCCACGGCCACGTACCTCGCCCGCATGATCAAGCCCATGGGCCTCAAGGTCACCCGCCTGGCCAGCGGCCTCCCGGTGGGTGGCGACCTGGAATACGCGGACGAGGTCACGCTCGGCCGCGCCTTCGAGGGGAGACGACTCCTAGATGTCTGA
- a CDS encoding serine/threonine-protein kinase, producing MEKLGSGDPQRIGAYRLLARLGAGGMGQVYLARSDRGRTVAVKLVREELAAQEEFRARFRQEVQAARRVGGYWTAPVLDADTEARIPWVATGYVAGPSLQTVVGHDHGALPERSVRILAAGLAHALQDIHVAGLIHRDLKPSNVLVTIDGPRVIDFGIARALETVTDGGLTRTGALVGSPGFMAPEQVRGDRITPACDVFCLGSVLSYAATGALPFGTANSGVHAMMFRIAQEEPDLEGLPEGLADLVRDCLRKVPAARPSLAEILERTGAEDTVLDGRTRDPWLPSTLVAQLGRHAVQLLDTEDPDETPGMTPAPPAVPAPGGAAGPAPGVAPAPGAAAVPAPGIPAVPPAPAGPPAVPPALAATPNLSKPPAAPAPTDPPTPEASPEHAPASVEDSPAPPAPGQPAPLNHLPTMIAGAGAGQTPPPAAPPAAYGYPQHHAQQHPQPGAPGAAHPAYGYPQQGGWGAQQPPYGSTPPYGPTPPYGPGVAPLPPQAEPPRRSGRSTALLVVVALVVALAAGGSVYTLMKGSGSDDKKNAGASTSPSASTPPGASASTPEPSPTSESPSPQTSQAGAIPEEFLGTWNTSIDNATGHNTRQLTIQQGEVGDTVLSLVADGPAGSGTYHCVFKAELAGAPVAGGPLEIGPSKVTVGEPASSCSPGAASEVTVLPDGSLRRVNTDSGEALTYTRGSTDPQ from the coding sequence ATGGAGAAGCTGGGGTCCGGGGATCCACAGAGGATCGGGGCGTATCGGCTGTTGGCACGCCTGGGTGCCGGCGGGATGGGGCAGGTGTATCTCGCACGGTCCGACCGGGGGCGTACCGTCGCCGTCAAGCTGGTGCGCGAGGAGCTCGCCGCGCAGGAGGAGTTCCGGGCCCGCTTCCGGCAGGAGGTGCAGGCCGCGCGGCGGGTCGGCGGGTACTGGACCGCGCCCGTCCTCGACGCGGACACGGAGGCCCGGATCCCGTGGGTGGCCACCGGTTACGTCGCCGGACCGTCCCTGCAGACGGTCGTCGGCCACGACCACGGCGCGCTCCCCGAGCGTTCCGTCCGCATCCTCGCCGCCGGGCTCGCGCACGCGCTCCAGGACATCCACGTCGCGGGGCTCATCCACCGCGACCTCAAGCCCTCGAACGTGCTCGTCACCATCGACGGCCCGCGCGTCATCGACTTCGGGATCGCGCGCGCCCTGGAGACGGTGACCGACGGCGGCCTCACGCGCACCGGCGCGCTCGTGGGCTCGCCCGGTTTCATGGCCCCCGAGCAGGTCCGCGGCGACCGCATCACGCCCGCGTGCGACGTCTTCTGCCTCGGCTCGGTCCTGTCGTACGCCGCCACGGGCGCCCTTCCCTTCGGGACGGCCAACAGCGGTGTGCACGCGATGATGTTCCGCATCGCGCAGGAGGAACCCGACCTGGAGGGCCTGCCCGAGGGCCTCGCCGACCTCGTACGCGACTGTCTGCGTAAGGTCCCCGCCGCCCGGCCCAGCCTCGCCGAGATCCTGGAGCGCACCGGCGCGGAGGACACCGTCCTGGACGGGCGCACGCGTGATCCATGGCTGCCGAGCACACTGGTGGCCCAACTCGGGCGGCACGCGGTGCAGTTGCTGGACACGGAGGACCCTGACGAGACGCCGGGCATGACTCCTGCGCCGCCGGCCGTTCCCGCGCCGGGTGGTGCCGCTGGGCCTGCGCCGGGTGTCGCTCCCGCGCCGGGTGCCGCCGCTGTTCCCGCGCCGGGCATTCCCGCCGTGCCGCCGGCCCCGGCCGGACCGCCCGCCGTACCCCCGGCCCTGGCCGCCACGCCGAACCTCTCCAAGCCCCCTGCCGCACCTGCCCCGACCGATCCCCCCACCCCCGAAGCCTCCCCCGAACACGCTCCCGCCTCGGTCGAGGACAGCCCCGCCCCGCCCGCACCCGGGCAGCCCGCCCCCCTCAACCACCTCCCCACGATGATCGCGGGAGCGGGCGCGGGCCAGACGCCCCCTCCGGCCGCCCCGCCCGCCGCGTACGGCTATCCCCAACACCACGCGCAACAGCACCCCCAGCCCGGCGCCCCGGGCGCGGCCCACCCCGCCTACGGCTACCCCCAGCAGGGCGGCTGGGGCGCGCAGCAGCCGCCGTACGGCTCGACACCCCCGTACGGCCCGACACCCCCGTACGGCCCCGGAGTCGCCCCGCTCCCCCCGCAAGCCGAACCCCCGCGGCGAAGCGGCCGCTCCACCGCTCTTCTGGTCGTCGTGGCCCTGGTCGTCGCGCTCGCCGCGGGCGGCAGTGTGTACACGCTGATGAAGGGCAGCGGGAGCGACGACAAGAAGAACGCCGGTGCGTCCACGTCGCCCAGCGCGTCCACGCCACCGGGCGCGAGCGCGAGTACGCCGGAGCCATCCCCGACCTCCGAGTCGCCGAGCCCGCAGACGTCCCAGGCCGGCGCGATCCCGGAGGAGTTCCTCGGTACCTGGAACACCAGCATCGACAACGCGACGGGCCACAACACCCGCCAACTGACCATCCAGCAGGGCGAGGTGGGCGACACCGTCCTCTCGCTCGTCGCGGACGGACCGGCGGGCAGCGGCACCTACCACTGCGTCTTCAAGGCCGAGCTGGCCGGGGCCCCGGTCGCCGGCGGCCCCCTGGAGATCGGCCCCTCCAAGGTCACCGTCGGCGAACCGGCCTCCTCCTGCTCCCCGGGCGCCGCCTCCGAGGTCACCGTCCTCCCGGACGGCAGCCTGCGCCGCGTGAACACGGACTCGGGCGAGGCACTGACGTACACGAGGGGGAGCACGGACCCGCAGTGA
- a CDS encoding DUF5063 domain-containing protein, producing the protein MSDATLHATSQDPDDFVVQIADQVESFLVAVTEVAKGDEPDSAVPFLLLEVSQLLLAGGRLGAHEDIVPDERYEPDLGPEPDVDELRERLAVMLDPVDVYSEVFDPYEPRRAPVACRISDDLADVITDLRHGMAHYRAGRTTEALWWWQFSYFSNWGPTASAALRALQSLVAHVRLNQPLDDLNGLDTDQDIGEEVLAEEAGRVMAEEIAGPLGLRKVK; encoded by the coding sequence ATGTCTGACGCCACGCTGCACGCGACCAGCCAGGACCCGGACGACTTCGTGGTCCAGATCGCGGACCAGGTAGAGAGCTTCCTGGTCGCCGTCACCGAGGTGGCCAAGGGCGACGAGCCGGACTCGGCCGTGCCCTTCCTCCTTCTGGAGGTCTCCCAGCTCCTCCTGGCCGGCGGCCGCCTCGGCGCCCACGAGGACATCGTCCCCGACGAGCGCTACGAGCCGGACCTGGGCCCGGAACCGGACGTGGACGAACTCCGTGAACGCCTCGCGGTGATGCTGGACCCGGTCGACGTGTACTCGGAGGTCTTCGACCCGTACGAGCCCCGCAGGGCCCCGGTGGCCTGCCGTATCTCCGACGACCTCGCCGACGTCATCACCGACCTTCGCCACGGCATGGCCCACTACCGCGCCGGCCGCACCACGGAAGCCCTCTGGTGGTGGCAGTTCTCCTACTTCTCCAACTGGGGCCCCACAGCCTCGGCGGCCCTCCGCGCCCTCCAGTCCCTGGTCGCCCACGTGAGGCTGAACCAGCCCCTCGACGACCTGAACGGCCTGGACACCGACCAGGACATCGGCGAGGAAGTCCTCGCGGAGGAGGCGGGCAGGGTGATGGCGGAGGAGATCGCGGGGCCGTTGGGGCTGCGGAAGGTGAAGTAG
- a CDS encoding aspartate kinase, whose translation MGLVVQKYGGSSVADAEGIKRVAKRIVEAKKNGHQVVVVVSAMGDTTDELIDLAEQVSPIPAGREFDMLLTAGERISMALLAMAIKNLGHEAQSFTGSQAGVITDSVHNKARIIDVTPGRIRTALDEGNIAIVAGFQGVSADSKDITTLGRGGSDTTAVALAAALDAEVCEIYTDVDGVFTADPRVVKKARKIDWISSEDMLELAASGSKVLLHRCVEYARRYNIPIHVRSSFSGLRGTWVSNEKPQGDEQVEHAIISGVAHDVSEAKVTVVGVPDKPGEAAAIFRAIADAEINIDMIVQNVSAASTGLTDISFTLPKTEGAKAIDALEKAKASIGFESLRYDDQIGKISLVGAGMKTNPGVTAAFFQALSDAGVNIELISTSEIRISVVTRQDDVNEAVRAVHTAFGLDSDSDEAVVYGGTGR comes from the coding sequence GTGGGCCTTGTCGTGCAGAAGTACGGAGGCTCCTCCGTAGCCGATGCCGAGGGCATCAAGCGCGTCGCCAAGCGGATCGTGGAAGCGAAGAAGAACGGCCACCAGGTGGTCGTGGTCGTTTCCGCGATGGGCGACACGACGGACGAGCTGATCGATCTCGCCGAGCAGGTATCCCCGATTCCTGCCGGGCGTGAGTTCGACATGCTGCTGACCGCCGGAGAGCGGATCTCCATGGCTCTGCTGGCGATGGCGATCAAAAACCTGGGTCACGAGGCCCAGAGCTTCACCGGTAGCCAAGCGGGTGTCATCACCGACTCGGTCCACAACAAAGCGCGGATCATCGACGTCACGCCCGGTCGTATTCGTACGGCGCTGGACGAGGGCAACATCGCCATCGTCGCCGGGTTCCAGGGCGTCTCGGCGGACTCCAAGGACATCACCACCCTCGGGCGCGGCGGCTCCGACACCACGGCGGTGGCCCTCGCGGCGGCGCTGGACGCCGAGGTGTGCGAGATCTACACCGACGTGGACGGCGTGTTCACCGCCGACCCGCGCGTGGTGAAGAAGGCCCGGAAGATCGACTGGATCTCCTCCGAGGACATGCTGGAGCTGGCCGCCTCCGGCTCCAAGGTGCTGCTGCACCGCTGTGTGGAGTACGCGCGCCGATACAACATCCCGATCCACGTCCGCTCGTCCTTCTCCGGACTGCGCGGCACCTGGGTCAGCAACGAGAAGCCTCAAGGGGACGAGCAGGTGGAGCACGCCATCATCTCCGGAGTCGCCCACGACGTCTCCGAAGCCAAGGTCACGGTCGTCGGCGTTCCGGACAAGCCGGGTGAGGCCGCGGCGATCTTCCGCGCCATCGCGGACGCCGAGATCAACATCGACATGATCGTGCAGAACGTCTCGGCCGCCTCCACGGGCCTGACGGACATCTCCTTCACCCTCCCCAAGACCGAGGGCGCCAAGGCCATCGACGCCCTGGAGAAGGCGAAGGCCTCGATCGGCTTCGAGTCCCTGCGCTACGACGACCAGATCGGCAAGATCTCCCTGGTCGGCGCGGGCATGAAGACCAACCCGGGCGTCACCGCGGCCTTCTTCCAAGCGCTGTCCGACGCGGGCGTGAACATCGAGCTGATCTCGACCTCCGAGATCCGTATCTCGGTGGTCACCCGCCAGGACGACGTCAACGAAGCCGTCCGCGCGGTCCACACCGCCTTCGGACTCGACTCCGACAGCGACGAGGCCGTCGTCTACGGAGGCACTGGCCGCTGA
- a CDS encoding substrate-binding domain-containing protein: protein MEWLSAENVVAVGTAVIGIVASAVMVWYERRVPRRKRIGYRVQMDNPIGENVSSGRANVRLGWFDEAPGMADATFVLLRIENDGSQSIADNDYTGRELHGLTAVFAGRTIRGVSVTQPTGTDHLMDHFTPSAGLDYDDGTLRIPRVPLNRGEHFKLLVLLSGGHVGSEVRLIGGIRDGEVSPNRSTTPDEQPPLFSRAARLITVMLTVCVVTLALIVVLRDDARPPIGCQKGELKVIGSTAFAPVVRELADKYEKDCEGATITVDAHGSTAGVRELRTSGGASKKGSPPVVALSDGPKPGGFPELRESRVAVSVFTLVVNNKNPVYNLSLEDVRRIYRGEIRNWKQLGGPDLPVLLVSRDANSGTRQVFQREVLGRGEIANSSLDCIHKDDPTAPVVRCELDSTDQVLATVAKLPGAIGYSELNLATGNKGLHRLTLDGHEPSVEQLEHGVADYPYREIEYAYTYGDPPADSLASSFLTYVSRGSGQQVIRTHGHLPCGTPVGLKICGEG, encoded by the coding sequence GTGGAATGGCTCAGCGCAGAGAACGTCGTGGCCGTCGGGACCGCTGTGATCGGTATCGTCGCGTCCGCCGTGATGGTCTGGTACGAGCGCCGGGTGCCACGGCGCAAGCGGATCGGGTACCGCGTACAGATGGACAACCCGATCGGTGAGAACGTGAGTTCCGGGCGGGCCAATGTGCGGCTCGGCTGGTTCGACGAGGCGCCGGGCATGGCGGACGCCACCTTCGTGCTGCTGCGGATCGAGAACGACGGATCGCAGAGCATCGCGGACAACGACTACACGGGACGTGAACTCCACGGCCTGACCGCCGTGTTCGCGGGCCGCACGATCCGCGGTGTCTCGGTGACCCAGCCGACCGGCACCGACCACCTCATGGACCACTTCACCCCGTCCGCGGGCCTCGACTACGACGACGGCACCCTGCGCATCCCGCGCGTCCCGCTCAACCGGGGCGAGCACTTCAAGCTGCTCGTGCTGCTGTCGGGCGGCCATGTGGGCAGCGAGGTACGGCTCATAGGCGGCATCCGGGACGGTGAGGTCAGCCCCAACCGCAGTACGACACCGGACGAACAGCCGCCGCTGTTCAGCCGGGCGGCCCGGCTGATCACCGTGATGCTGACCGTGTGCGTCGTCACGCTCGCGCTGATCGTCGTGCTGCGCGACGATGCCCGGCCCCCGATCGGCTGCCAGAAGGGCGAGTTGAAGGTCATCGGCTCGACGGCTTTCGCGCCCGTCGTGCGGGAGCTGGCCGACAAGTACGAGAAGGACTGCGAGGGCGCCACCATCACGGTGGACGCGCACGGCAGCACGGCCGGTGTGCGTGAACTGCGCACCTCCGGAGGCGCGTCCAAGAAGGGCTCCCCGCCCGTCGTCGCGCTGTCCGACGGGCCCAAGCCGGGCGGCTTCCCGGAGCTGCGCGAAAGCCGGGTCGCCGTCTCGGTCTTCACGCTGGTCGTCAACAACAAGAACCCCGTCTACAACCTCTCGCTCGAAGACGTGCGCCGTATCTACCGCGGCGAGATCAGGAACTGGAAGCAGCTCGGCGGCCCCGACCTGCCCGTCCTGCTGGTCAGCCGGGACGCCAACTCCGGTACCCGGCAGGTCTTCCAGCGGGAAGTCCTGGGCCGCGGCGAGATAGCGAACTCCTCGCTGGACTGCATCCACAAGGACGACCCCACGGCGCCCGTGGTGCGCTGCGAACTCGACTCCACCGACCAGGTGCTGGCCACGGTGGCCAAGCTGCCGGGCGCGATCGGCTACAGCGAACTCAACCTCGCCACCGGCAACAAGGGGCTGCACCGGCTCACCCTCGACGGCCACGAGCCGTCGGTCGAGCAGCTCGAACACGGCGTGGCCGACTATCCGTACCGGGAGATCGAGTACGCCTACACCTACGGCGACCCGCCCGCCGACTCCCTCGCCTCCAGTTTCCTCACCTACGTCAGCCGGGGCAGCGGCCAGCAAGTGATCCGCACGCACGGACATCTGCCGTGCGGGACGCCGGTGGGCCTGAAGATCTGCGGTGAGGGCTGA
- a CDS encoding SLATT domain-containing protein has translation MTQPEMQPEGPPQDGRSDGAAGLRPGDLTGRPFPLGDWGEPAERLHELYRWVERGALDTAAWYLADRVGKRWGSRALRGGAAVGAVCGAALPLLDLTGVVGGVAPWGYLALLLGVACVAGDRFFGVTSGWIRDVATAQAVQRRLLVLQFDWASESVRDVLGPAEGTASEAAERCLGLLRRFSEDVTELVRAETVDWMVEFRTGAAPLGIQSSLSSPPRGEGMPPGRAALPPGARPNMPRQRPPEPR, from the coding sequence GTGACCCAGCCGGAGATGCAGCCCGAGGGGCCGCCCCAGGACGGGCGGAGCGACGGGGCGGCGGGGCTGCGACCGGGTGACCTGACCGGTCGGCCGTTCCCGCTCGGCGACTGGGGGGAGCCCGCGGAGCGGCTCCATGAGCTGTACCGGTGGGTGGAGCGGGGGGCACTCGACACGGCGGCCTGGTATCTCGCCGACCGGGTGGGGAAGCGGTGGGGGTCGCGGGCGCTGCGGGGCGGGGCGGCGGTGGGGGCCGTGTGCGGGGCCGCGCTTCCGTTGCTCGACCTCACCGGGGTGGTGGGCGGGGTCGCTCCCTGGGGATATCTGGCGTTGCTGCTCGGGGTCGCCTGTGTGGCCGGGGACCGGTTCTTCGGGGTGACCTCGGGGTGGATAAGGGATGTGGCCACCGCCCAGGCTGTGCAGCGGCGGCTGCTGGTGCTGCAGTTCGACTGGGCATCGGAGAGTGTGCGGGATGTTCTGGGGCCTGCGGAGGGGACGGCCAGTGAGGCGGCTGAGCGCTGCCTTGGGCTGCTGCGGCGCTTCTCCGAGGACGTGACGGAGTTGGTGCGGGCCGAGACCGTGGACTGGATGGTGGAGTTCCGGACCGGGGCCGCGCCATTGGGGATTCAGTCGTCGCTGTCCTCCCCTCCTCGGGGGGAGGGGATGCCGCCCGGGCGGGCGGCGCTGCCGCCGGGGGCGCGGCCGAACATGCCCCGGCAGCGGCCGCCTGAGCCCCGGTAG
- a CDS encoding adenylosuccinate synthase yields MPALVLLGAQWGDEGKGKATDLLGGSVDYVVRYQGGNNAGHTVVVGDQKYALHLLPSGILTPECTPVIGNGVVVDPSVLFSELNGLGERGVDTSKLLISGNAHIITPYNVTVDKVTERFLGKRKIGTTGRGIGPTYADKINRVGIRIQDLYDESILTQKVEAALDVKNQLLTKLYNRRAIEAGQVVEELLTYADRLKPYVADTTLILNDALDDDKVVLFEGGQGTLLDIDHGTYPFVTSSNPTAGGACTGAGVGPTKISRVIGILKAYTTRVGAGPFPTELFDEDGEALRRIGGERGVTTGRDRRCGWFDAVIARYATRVNGLTDFFLTKLDVLTGWEEIPVCVAYEIDGKRVEELPYSQTDFHHAKPVYENLPGWSEDITKAKTFEDLPKNAQAYVKALEDMSGAPISAIGVGPGRDETIEINSFI; encoded by the coding sequence GTGCCCGCACTTGTGCTGCTCGGTGCTCAGTGGGGTGACGAAGGCAAGGGAAAGGCCACCGACCTGCTCGGTGGATCCGTGGACTATGTGGTGCGCTACCAGGGCGGCAACAACGCCGGCCACACGGTAGTCGTGGGCGACCAGAAGTACGCCCTCCACCTCCTCCCTTCCGGGATCCTCACTCCGGAGTGCACTCCGGTGATCGGAAACGGAGTCGTCGTCGACCCGTCGGTCCTGTTCTCCGAGCTGAACGGACTGGGCGAGCGCGGCGTCGACACCTCCAAGCTTCTGATCAGCGGAAACGCGCACATCATCACGCCGTACAACGTGACGGTGGACAAGGTCACCGAGCGCTTCCTCGGCAAGCGCAAGATCGGTACGACCGGGCGCGGCATCGGTCCGACGTACGCGGACAAGATCAACCGCGTCGGCATCCGCATCCAGGACCTGTACGACGAGTCGATCCTGACGCAGAAGGTCGAAGCGGCCCTCGACGTCAAGAACCAGCTGCTCACCAAGCTCTACAACCGTCGCGCCATCGAGGCGGGCCAGGTCGTCGAGGAGCTGCTGACCTACGCGGACCGGCTGAAGCCGTACGTCGCCGACACCACCCTGATCCTCAACGACGCGCTCGACGACGACAAGGTCGTGCTCTTCGAGGGCGGTCAGGGCACGCTGCTGGACATCGACCACGGTACGTATCCGTTCGTCACGTCCAGCAACCCGACCGCCGGTGGTGCCTGCACCGGCGCGGGCGTCGGCCCGACGAAGATCAGCCGGGTCATCGGCATCCTCAAGGCGTACACGACCCGCGTCGGCGCGGGCCCGTTCCCGACGGAGCTGTTCGACGAGGACGGTGAGGCGCTGCGCCGCATCGGCGGCGAGCGGGGCGTGACGACCGGCCGTGACCGCCGCTGTGGCTGGTTCGACGCGGTGATCGCCCGCTATGCGACCCGCGTGAACGGTCTGACCGACTTCTTCCTCACCAAGCTGGACGTGCTGACCGGCTGGGAGGAGATCCCGGTCTGCGTGGCGTACGAGATCGACGGCAAGCGCGTCGAGGAACTCCCGTACTCCCAGACCGACTTCCACCACGCGAAGCCGGTCTACGAGAACCTCCCCGGCTGGTCCGAGGACATCACCAAGGCCAAGACCTTCGAGGACCTTCCGAAGAACGCCCAGGCGTACGTCAAGGCGCTCGAGGACATGTCCGGCGCGCCGATCTCGGCGATCGGGGTCGGCCCGGGGCGTGACGAGACGATCGAGATCAACTCGTTCATCTAG
- a CDS encoding GntR family transcriptional regulator: MSGSGGNGVVTRSTLRQQIADALRDEVLAGRLQPGQEFTVKEIAEQYGVSATPVREALVDLSAQGLLEADQHRGFRVHEYSPADYRGMIEARGLVTDGMFHSLAASGMKQLSAPRAAAALAAVRRRGEEAQRAATAGELNILIGYDLRFWRELSGLFDNPYLTDFLHRLRVQTWVCTVQHLRQVDDLKGYLWSGHTELVDVLALRDHAAARAIVAEYNAHALALIERLAAE, encoded by the coding sequence ATGTCCGGCAGCGGCGGCAATGGGGTGGTGACCCGCAGCACCCTGCGGCAGCAGATCGCGGACGCGCTCCGCGACGAGGTGCTCGCAGGCCGTCTCCAGCCGGGCCAGGAGTTCACGGTGAAGGAGATCGCCGAGCAGTACGGCGTCTCCGCGACCCCCGTCCGCGAGGCCCTGGTCGACCTGTCGGCGCAGGGCCTGCTGGAGGCGGACCAGCACCGCGGCTTCCGCGTGCACGAGTACTCCCCCGCCGACTACCGCGGCATGATCGAGGCCCGCGGCCTGGTCACGGACGGCATGTTCCACAGCCTCGCCGCGAGCGGCATGAAGCAGCTCAGCGCCCCCCGCGCCGCCGCGGCCCTCGCGGCCGTCCGCCGCCGGGGCGAGGAGGCCCAGCGCGCCGCCACCGCCGGCGAGCTGAACATCCTCATCGGCTACGACCTCCGCTTCTGGCGCGAGCTCAGCGGGCTCTTCGACAACCCCTACCTCACCGACTTCCTGCACCGGCTGCGCGTCCAGACCTGGGTCTGCACGGTCCAGCACCTGCGCCAGGTCGACGACCTGAAGGGCTACCTGTGGTCGGGCCACACGGAACTCGTGGATGTCCTCGCCCTCCGCGACCATGCGGCGGCCCGCGCGATCGTCGCGGAGTACAACGCCCACGCACTGGCCCTCATCGAGCGCCTGGCCGCGGAGTGA
- a CDS encoding YbaB/EbfC family nucleoid-associated protein: MIPGGGQPNMQQLLQQAQKMQQDLANAQEELARTEVDGQAGGGLVKATVTGSGELRALVIDPKAVDPEDTETLADLIVAAVQAANENAQTLQQQKLGPLAQGLGGGSGIPGLPF, translated from the coding sequence GTGATTCCCGGTGGTGGCCAGCCCAACATGCAGCAGCTGCTCCAGCAGGCCCAGAAGATGCAGCAGGACCTCGCGAACGCGCAGGAGGAGCTGGCGCGGACGGAGGTCGACGGCCAGGCGGGCGGCGGTCTCGTGAAGGCGACCGTGACGGGCTCCGGAGAGCTCCGCGCCCTGGTGATCGACCCGAAGGCGGTCGACCCCGAGGACACGGAAACCCTCGCCGACCTGATCGTCGCGGCGGTCCAGGCGGCGAACGAGAACGCGCAGACGCTCCAGCAGCAGAAGCTCGGTCCGCTCGCCCAGGGCCTCGGCGGCGGCAGCGGCATCCCCGGCCTGCCGTTCTGA
- a CDS encoding aspartate aminotransferase family protein, with product MTPQPNPQVGAAVKAADRAHVFHSWSAQELVDPLAVAGAEGSYFWDYEGKRYLDFSSGLVFTNIGYQHPKVVAAIQEQAATLTTFAPAFAVEARSEAARLIAERTPGDLDKIFFTNGGADAVEHAVRMARLHTGRPKVLSAYRSYHGGTQQAVNITGDPRRWASDSATAGVVHFWAPYLYRSRFYAETEEQECARALEHLETTIAFEGPSTVAAIILETIPGTAGIMVPPPGYLAGVRELCDKYGIVFILDEVMAGFGRTGEWFAADLFGVVPDLMTFAKGVNSGYVPLGGVAISGEIAETFGKRPYPGGLTYSGHPLACAAAVATINVMAEEGVVENAARIGETVLGPGLRELAARHPSVGEVRGTGVFWALELVKDRETREPLVPYNAAGEANAPMAAFGAAAKAHGLWPFINMNRTHVVPPCNVSETELKEGLAALDAALSVADEYVA from the coding sequence ATGACCCCTCAGCCCAACCCTCAGGTCGGCGCCGCCGTGAAGGCCGCGGACCGTGCGCATGTGTTCCACTCCTGGTCCGCGCAGGAGCTCGTCGACCCGCTCGCCGTCGCCGGCGCGGAGGGGTCGTACTTCTGGGACTACGAAGGCAAGCGGTATCTGGACTTCTCCAGCGGGCTCGTCTTCACCAACATCGGATACCAGCACCCGAAGGTCGTCGCCGCGATCCAGGAGCAGGCCGCGACCCTGACCACGTTCGCGCCCGCCTTCGCCGTCGAGGCGCGCTCGGAGGCGGCCCGGCTGATCGCCGAGCGGACGCCCGGCGACCTGGACAAGATCTTCTTCACCAACGGCGGCGCCGACGCCGTGGAGCACGCCGTGCGCATGGCGCGGCTGCACACGGGCCGCCCGAAGGTGCTGTCGGCGTACCGCTCGTACCACGGTGGTACGCAGCAGGCCGTCAACATCACCGGCGACCCGCGCCGCTGGGCCTCCGACAGCGCCACCGCCGGCGTCGTGCACTTCTGGGCGCCGTACCTGTACCGGTCGCGGTTCTACGCCGAGACCGAGGAACAGGAGTGCGCGCGCGCCCTTGAGCACCTGGAGACGACCATCGCCTTCGAGGGGCCGTCGACCGTCGCCGCGATCATCCTGGAGACCATTCCGGGAACCGCGGGGATCATGGTGCCGCCGCCGGGCTATCTGGCCGGGGTGCGTGAGCTGTGCGACAAGTACGGGATCGTGTTCATCCTCGACGAGGTCATGGCCGGGTTCGGGCGGACCGGTGAGTGGTTCGCGGCGGATCTGTTCGGCGTGGTGCCGGACCTGATGACCTTCGCGAAGGGTGTGAACTCCGGGTACGTGCCGCTGGGCGGTGTCGCCATCTCCGGGGAGATCGCGGAGACCTTCGGGAAGCGGCCGTACCCGGGCGGGCTGACGTACTCCGGGCATCCGCTGGCCTGTGCCGCCGCCGTCGCGACGATCAACGTCATGGCGGAGGAGGGCGTCGTCGAGAACGCCGCGCGCATCGGTGAGACCGTGCTCGGGCCCGGGCTGCGGGAGCTCGCCGCGCGGCACCCGAGTGTGGGTGAGGTGCGCGGTACGGGGGTCTTCTGGGCGCTGGAGCTGGTGAAGGACCGGGAGACCCGGGAGCCGCTGGTGCCCTACAACGCGGCCGGTGAGGCGAACGCGCCGATGGCCGCGTTCGGGGCTGCCGCGAAGGCGCACGGTCTGTGGCCGTTCATCAACATGAACCGGACCCATGTGGTGCCGCCGTGCAATGTGTCCGAGACCGAGCTGAAGGAAGGCCTGGCGGCTCTGGACGCGGCGCTGTCCGTGGCGGACGAGTACGTGGCGTGA